The proteins below are encoded in one region of Dromaius novaehollandiae isolate bDroNov1 chromosome 9, bDroNov1.hap1, whole genome shotgun sequence:
- the GPR148 gene encoding probable G-protein coupled receptor 148 — MNFSVCAFVKRLNTTACLHREKEPNSSSPLDEAFLYYLQEWSLSLSYTNMEMFLIPPLVCFVADVLIIPSILFVIFSRFSIRQETRYMLLGNALLCDLIYILFYTLSAVFNAANLKLPKEACVLLLFLLALAYCGGLFTAATMVLDTYIAVLFPLRYLAILPASRTKKVIVLLWICSVAFPAAFFLLLWRTQNFMSCVLEMCSVPVILVLALNGTDAAKLCYWLAASVIFLCLFLMLCCYVILYFKTRKSGIWESISSRASVTFLMHHTVLFFYFSPLLALIVESLLYINSVIGLKTGIWVSLAICNVLMILPKVLFPFLYGLRYREISASLKSMVRRKRLCLVSPGPSPS, encoded by the coding sequence ATGAACTTCTCTGTCTGTGCTTTTGTGAAGAGACTGAATACAACTGCATGCCTCCACAGGGAGAAAGAGCCCAACAGTTCCTCACCTTTGGATGAAGCTTTCTTGTACTATTTGCAGGAATGGAGTCTCAGCCTATCGTACACAAACATGGAGATGTTTTTAATCCCTCCACTTGTTTGCTTCGTGGCAGATGTCCTCATCATTCCTTCCATCTTGTTTGTGATTTTCTCTAGGTTTAGCATCCGTCAGGAAACAAGGTACATGCTGCTGGGAAATGCTTTGCTTTGTGACCTGATATACATTTTGTTCTACACCCTGTCTGCTGTTTTTAATGCAGCAAATCTAAAGCTCCCAAAGGAAGCTTGTGTCCTCCTATTATTTTTGCTGGCACTGGCTTACTGTGGAGGATTGTTCACAGCTGCTACAATGGTCTTGGACACTTACATAGCTGTTTTGTTTCCCTTGCGCTACCTTGCTATCTTGCCGGCTTCACGAACGAAAAAAGTGATTGTATTACTATGGATCTGTTCCGTGGCtttccctgcagctttcttcttgTTGCTATGGAGAACTCAAAACTTTATGTCCTGTGTCCTGGAAATGTGCTCCGTTCCAGTGATACTGGTATTAGCGCTGAATGGGACTGATGCTGCAAAACTCTGCTactggcttgctgcctctgtcatCTTTCTCTGTCTGTTTTTAATGCTCTGTTGCTAtgttattctgtattttaaaacaagaaaatcagGGATATGGGAGAGCATCTCCTCTAGAGCCAGTGTGACATTTTTAATGCATCACACTGTGTTATTCTTTTACTTCTCTCCACTGTTGGCTCTTATTGTAGAATCACTCTTGTACATTAATTCTGTCATCGGACTGAAGACAGGAATCTGGGTCTCCCTGGCAATCTGCAATGTCCTGATGATTCTGCCTAAAGTTTTGTTCCCTTTTCTGTATGGGCTCCGGTACAGAGAGATCTCAGCCTCTCTCAAATCCATGGTCAGAAGGAAGCGTCTTTGCCTGGTGTCACCTGGTCCATCGCCATCCTGA